Proteins from one Chelonia mydas isolate rCheMyd1 chromosome 14, rCheMyd1.pri.v2, whole genome shotgun sequence genomic window:
- the MCRIP1 gene encoding mapk-regulated corepressor-interacting protein 1 encodes MTSSPVSRVVYNGKRNSSPRSPSNSSEIFTPAHEENVRFIYEAWQCVERDLRNQMSGSERGLVEEYVEKIPNPSLKAFKPVDLSDLKRRNTQDAKKS; translated from the exons ATGACCAG CTCCCCTGTCTCCAGGGTCGTTTACAATGGCAAGAGGAACAGCAGCCCTCGCTCCCCAAGCAACAGCAGTGAGATTTTCACCCCTGCTCACGAGGAGAATGTGCGCTTCATTTACGAAG cctggcagtgTGTGGAGCGAGACCTTCGCAACCAGATGTCGGGCAGTGAGAGGGGCCTGGTGGAAGAGTATGTGGAGAAGATACCAAACCCCAGCCTAAAGG CATTTAAACCTGTTGACTTGAGCGATCTGAAGAGGAGAAACACACAGGATGCTAAGAAATCCTAA
- the GCGR gene encoding glucagon receptor isoform X2 produces MDAEDLEAQDKFAKTYGSFKIMYTVGYSVSLGTLLLALAILLGFSKLHCMRNYIHMNLFASFVLKGVSVLVIDTLLKTRYNEKIDDYNVGIWLSNEAAAGCRAATVFMQYGIVANYCWLLVEGIYLHNLLVLAVFSERSYFTLYLCIGWGAPILFLIPWVVVKFLYENIQCWSTNNNMGFWWIPRFPVFLAILINFFIFIRIIQILVSKLRAHQMRYTDYKFRLAKSTLTLIPLLGIHEVVFAFVTDEHAQGTLRYVKLFFDLFLSSFQGMLVAILYCFVNKEVQSELLKKWQRWKLGKDLEEEYKHTYSQTPNARNGGSSTCEKHRLVGSCITGLGRSQPTAHTSTHYLEKTGCSASERHQCYEFPETAASNF; encoded by the exons ATGGACGCAGAAGACCTTGAAGCCCAG gATAAATTTGCCAAAACCTATGGCAGCTTTAAGATCATGTACACAGTGGGCTACTCGGTGTCCCTGGGCACCCTGCTCCTCGCCCTGGCCATCCTGCTGGGCTTCAG CAAATTGCACTGCATGCGGAATTACATCCACATGAACCTCTTCGCCTCCTTCGTCCTGAAGGGAGTCTCGGTGCTGGTGATCGACACCCTGCTTAAGACCCGCTACAACGAGAAGATTGACGACTACAACGTGGGCATCTGGCTCAGCAACGAG gctGCTGCCGGCTGTCGAGCAGCCACCGTCTTCATGCAGTACGGCATCGTGGCCAACTATTGCTGGCTGCTGGTGGAGGGGATCTATCTCCACAACCTGCTGGTGCTCGCTGTCTTCTCCGAGCGGAGCTACTTCACCCTCTACCTGTGCATTGGCTGGG GGGCCCCCATCTTGTTCCTCATCCCCTGGGTGGTTGTGAAATTTTTATATGAAAACATTCA GTGCTGGAGCACCAACAACAACATGGGCTTCTGGTGGATCCCCCGCTTCCCCGTGTTCCTGGCCATCCTG ATCAACTTCTTCATTTTCATCCGCATCATCCAGATCCTGGTCTCCAAGCTCCGTGCCCACCAGATGCGCTACACGGATTACAAGTTCAG GCTGGCGAAGTCCACACTGACGCTGATCCCGCTGCTGGGCATCCACGAGGTGGTGTTTGCCTTTGTCACGGACGAGCACGCCCAGGGCACCCTGCGCTACGTCAAGCTCTTCTTTGACCTCTTCCTGAGCTCCTTCCAG GGGATGCTGGTGGCCATTCTCTACTGCTTTGTCAACAAGGAG GTGCAGTCGGAGCTGCTGAAGAAGTGGCAGCGCTGGAAGCTGGGCAAGGACCTGGAGGAGGAGTACAAGCATACGTACAGCCAGACCCCCAATGCCCGCAACGGGGGCAGCAGTACTTGTGagaagcacaggctggtgggcAGCTGCATCACTGGGCTAGGGCGCAGTCAGCCCACGGCGCACACCAGCACCCACTACCTCGAGAAGACGGGCTGCAGCGCCAGCGAGAGGCACCAGTGCTATGAGTTCCCCGAAACAGCCGCCAGCAACTTCTGA